In Candidatus Polarisedimenticolaceae bacterium, a genomic segment contains:
- a CDS encoding septum formation initiator family protein, whose protein sequence is MAKILRFRRGGKGGSSQRGLFDPGRPVPSPDLTLRPDGRATDARPLGPESSDAVAAGEYERPGDPTPEAARRRRRRRNVYVAALAVVFVTGVLTAIFGERGWIDVRAQRAELAALEGDFEEQQQRVSALRAEVERLKRDPRAIERIAREKLGYAKPGEIVVVTRGGTGPGLDESGRSAIVPRASNEP, encoded by the coding sequence GTGGCGAAGATCCTCCGCTTCCGGCGGGGCGGGAAGGGCGGCTCTTCCCAACGCGGGTTGTTCGACCCGGGCAGGCCCGTGCCTTCGCCGGACCTGACGCTCCGGCCGGACGGCCGCGCGACCGACGCGCGCCCGCTCGGCCCCGAATCCTCCGACGCCGTCGCGGCGGGGGAGTACGAGCGTCCGGGGGATCCGACCCCCGAGGCGGCCCGCCGCCGCCGCCGCCGCCGGAACGTCTACGTCGCGGCGCTCGCCGTCGTCTTCGTCACCGGGGTCCTGACCGCGATCTTCGGCGAGCGGGGCTGGATCGACGTCCGCGCGCAACGGGCCGAGCTCGCCGCGCTCGAGGGGGACTTCGAGGAGCAGCAGCAGCGCGTGTCGGCGCTTCGCGCGGAGGTCGAACGCCTCAAGCGCGACCCACGCGCGATCGAGCGGATCGCGCGCGAGAAACTCGGCTACGCCAAGCCCGGCGAGATCGTCGTGGTGACGCGCGGCGGCACCGGTCCCGGCCTTGATGAGTCGGGTCGATCTGCTATAGTGCCGCGCGCTTCGAACGAACCTTGA
- the eno gene encoding phosphopyruvate hydratase — protein sequence MSVQGRIQDVVAREVLDSRGNPTVEVDVVLESGASGRAAVPSGASTGSREALELRDKDAKRYGGKGVLKAVAHVERTIAPGIVGMSALDQVFLDNAMVELDGTDNKEKLGANAILAVSMALARAGAAETGLPLYRYLGGTNAKDLPVPLMNVLNGGAHADNNVDVQEFMIVPLGFDSFAEALRCGAECYHALKGVLKKKGLATGVGDEGGFAPNLENNEQALAALVDGIAKAGYKPGKEVALALDVAASEFFDKGIYTLAAEKKPRKSSAEMVAMYQAWCKAYPIVSIEDGMAEGDWEGWAALTKALGDSVQLVGDDVFVTNPAIVAKGIREGIANSVLIKLNQIGTVTETLDCIQMAHRAGYTCIASHRSGETEDAIIADLAVALNLGQIKTGAPARGERTAKYNQLLRIESELGDEARYTGWGAFPRHGRRR from the coding sequence GTGAGCGTTCAGGGACGGATCCAGGATGTGGTCGCGCGGGAGGTCCTCGACTCGCGCGGGAACCCGACGGTCGAGGTGGACGTCGTGCTCGAGAGCGGGGCGTCCGGCCGCGCGGCGGTTCCCTCGGGGGCCTCGACCGGCTCGCGCGAGGCGCTCGAACTGCGGGACAAGGACGCGAAACGCTACGGCGGGAAGGGCGTCCTGAAGGCCGTCGCGCACGTCGAGCGCACGATCGCCCCGGGGATCGTGGGGATGAGCGCGCTCGACCAGGTGTTCCTCGACAACGCGATGGTCGAGCTCGACGGCACGGACAACAAGGAGAAGCTCGGCGCGAACGCGATCCTCGCGGTGTCGATGGCGCTCGCCCGCGCCGGGGCGGCGGAGACGGGGCTGCCGCTGTACCGCTACCTCGGCGGCACCAACGCGAAGGACCTCCCGGTCCCCCTCATGAACGTCCTCAACGGCGGGGCGCACGCGGACAACAACGTCGACGTGCAGGAGTTCATGATCGTGCCCCTCGGATTCGACTCCTTCGCGGAGGCGCTTCGCTGCGGCGCCGAGTGTTACCACGCGCTCAAGGGAGTGCTGAAGAAGAAGGGGCTGGCGACCGGAGTCGGCGACGAGGGGGGCTTCGCGCCGAACCTCGAGAACAACGAACAGGCTCTCGCGGCGCTCGTCGACGGGATCGCCAAGGCCGGATACAAGCCGGGGAAGGAGGTCGCGCTCGCCCTCGACGTGGCGGCCTCGGAGTTCTTCGACAAGGGGATCTACACCCTCGCGGCCGAGAAGAAGCCTAGGAAGTCCTCGGCCGAGATGGTCGCGATGTACCAGGCCTGGTGCAAGGCCTACCCGATCGTGTCGATCGAGGACGGGATGGCGGAGGGAGACTGGGAGGGCTGGGCCGCGCTGACGAAGGCGCTGGGCGATTCCGTGCAGCTCGTCGGCGACGACGTCTTCGTGACGAACCCCGCGATCGTGGCGAAGGGGATCCGCGAGGGGATCGCCAACAGCGTCCTCATCAAGCTCAACCAGATCGGGACCGTCACCGAGACCCTCGACTGCATCCAGATGGCGCACCGGGCGGGATACACCTGCATCGCGTCGCACCGCTCCGGCGAGACCGAGGACGCGATCATCGCCGACCTCGCGGTCGCGTTGAACCTCGGCCAGATCAAGACCGGCGCCCCCGCCCGCGGGGAGCGCACGGCGAAATACAACCAGCTGCTGCGCATCGAGTCCGAGCTCGGCGACGAGGCGCGGTACACCGGCTGGGGCGCGTTCCCGCGTCACGGCCGCAGGCGGTAA